From the Comamonas odontotermitis genome, one window contains:
- a CDS encoding ABC transporter substrate-binding protein, protein MRKTTLGLAAALACLAAQAQGISGDVVKIAVLSDMSSLYADTAGKGSVEAARMAIADFGGTVLGKKIELVSADHQNKADVAATKARQWFDSDGVDMVMNMNNSAVAIAVNGLARERNKMVMNTGAVSTALTNEHCGATLVHYTYDTYAMTNAAVKGVLAQGKKDWFIISVDYAAGKAMAATATEFVEAGGGKITGQVAHPLNASDFSSYVTQAQASKAQVVTLANATNDTVNTIKAAYDFGLTKNQVLVPQLMFINDIHGLGLKYGQGMTFATAFYWDRTPESRAWAKRYFERMKKMPSMVQAGDYSAVMTYLQAIKEAGTDDGVAVAAQLRKMKINDAFSQNGYVREDGRMVHDMYVVQVKKPEESKAPWDYYKVVSTIPGEEAFRPLSKSTCSLVKKS, encoded by the coding sequence ATGAGGAAAACCACACTGGGGCTGGCTGCCGCATTGGCGTGCCTTGCAGCGCAGGCGCAGGGCATCTCGGGAGATGTCGTGAAGATCGCAGTGCTCAGCGACATGTCGAGCCTGTATGCCGACACGGCGGGAAAAGGTTCGGTGGAAGCCGCCAGGATGGCCATCGCCGACTTCGGCGGCACCGTGCTGGGCAAGAAGATCGAGCTGGTCTCGGCTGACCACCAGAACAAGGCAGACGTGGCTGCGACCAAGGCGCGCCAGTGGTTCGACAGCGACGGTGTGGACATGGTCATGAACATGAACAACTCCGCAGTCGCCATCGCGGTCAACGGCCTGGCACGCGAGCGGAACAAGATGGTGATGAACACCGGCGCCGTCTCGACTGCATTGACCAATGAGCATTGCGGCGCCACCCTGGTGCACTACACCTATGACACCTACGCCATGACCAACGCCGCAGTCAAAGGCGTGCTGGCGCAAGGCAAGAAGGACTGGTTCATCATTTCGGTCGACTACGCAGCAGGCAAGGCCATGGCGGCCACGGCGACAGAGTTTGTGGAAGCGGGCGGTGGCAAGATCACCGGTCAGGTGGCGCACCCGCTCAATGCCAGCGATTTCTCCTCATACGTCACGCAGGCGCAGGCCTCCAAGGCGCAGGTGGTGACGCTGGCCAATGCAACCAACGACACGGTCAACACCATCAAGGCGGCGTACGACTTTGGCCTGACGAAGAACCAGGTACTGGTGCCGCAGCTGATGTTCATCAACGACATCCATGGCCTGGGTCTCAAATACGGTCAGGGCATGACCTTCGCCACCGCCTTCTATTGGGACCGCACGCCCGAATCGCGGGCATGGGCCAAGCGTTATTTCGAACGCATGAAGAAGATGCCGTCGATGGTGCAGGCGGGTGATTATTCCGCCGTGATGACTTACCTGCAGGCCATCAAGGAGGCGGGTACCGACGATGGAGTGGCCGTGGCGGCGCAGCTCAGGAAGATGAAGATCAACGACGCCTTCTCGCAGAACGGCTACGTGCGTGAGGACGGCCGCATGGTGCACGACATGTATGTGGTGCAGGTGAAAAAGCCCGAGGAATCGAAGGCGCCCTGGGATTACTACAAGGTCGTGTCCACCATTCCCGGCGAAGAGGCCTTCCGTCCTCTGTCCAAGAGCACCTGCTCGCTGGTGAAGAAATCCTGA
- a CDS encoding ABC transporter substrate-binding protein, whose product MKHLTAIATLAATVTAAALPVQAQAISGDVVKIAVLSDMSGPYADTAGRGSVEATKMAVEDFGGTVAGKKIEVVFADHQGKADVGASRARTWFDTEGVDVVVDLNNSAVAMAVYNLAKERNKLILTSGGASDALTSEACIPTAIHYTYDTYAMASGVAHAMLEKGKKDWYIMAVDYAFGKAGAETVTNIVSKGGGKIVGRTNFPLNASDFSSFVLQAQESKAPVVTLVSAGNDTINAIKSANQFGLMKNQTVAPQFMFIQDVHSLGLKTAQGLTFATAFYWDRTPETRAFSQRFFERMGKKTMPSMVHAGTYSAVTQYLKAVAAINSDDGPAVTKYLKSNKLEDFFSQNGHVREDGRMVHDLYLAQVKSPDESKGPWDYYKILATIPGDKAFRPMADGKCALVKK is encoded by the coding sequence ATGAAACATTTGACAGCCATCGCCACACTTGCAGCCACTGTTACCGCAGCCGCACTACCCGTTCAGGCCCAGGCCATCTCGGGTGATGTGGTGAAGATCGCAGTGCTCAGCGATATGTCCGGCCCCTATGCCGACACGGCCGGACGAGGTTCGGTCGAGGCCACGAAGATGGCGGTCGAGGATTTTGGTGGGACGGTGGCAGGAAAGAAGATCGAGGTGGTCTTTGCCGACCACCAGGGCAAGGCCGACGTGGGGGCGAGCCGCGCGCGCACCTGGTTCGACACCGAAGGTGTGGACGTGGTGGTGGACCTGAACAACTCTGCCGTCGCCATGGCGGTCTACAACCTCGCCAAGGAACGTAACAAGCTCATCCTCACCTCGGGAGGCGCTTCGGACGCGCTGACCAGCGAGGCTTGCATTCCCACCGCCATTCACTACACCTACGATACCTATGCAATGGCCAGCGGCGTGGCACATGCCATGCTGGAAAAGGGCAAGAAGGACTGGTACATCATGGCGGTGGACTATGCCTTTGGGAAAGCAGGGGCCGAGACGGTGACCAACATCGTCAGCAAGGGCGGAGGCAAGATCGTAGGACGCACCAACTTCCCACTCAATGCCAGCGACTTCTCCTCGTTTGTATTGCAGGCGCAGGAGTCCAAGGCACCTGTCGTTACGCTGGTGAGTGCGGGCAACGACACCATCAACGCGATCAAGTCGGCCAACCAGTTCGGGCTGATGAAGAACCAGACCGTGGCGCCGCAGTTCATGTTCATCCAGGATGTGCACTCCCTCGGCCTCAAGACCGCCCAGGGCCTGACATTTGCCACCGCCTTCTACTGGGACCGCACCCCCGAGACGCGCGCCTTCTCGCAGCGCTTTTTTGAGCGCATGGGCAAGAAAACCATGCCGTCCATGGTGCATGCAGGCACATATTCGGCGGTAACCCAATACCTGAAGGCGGTTGCAGCTATCAATTCTGATGATGGACCGGCGGTAACCAAGTACCTCAAGTCCAACAAGCTCGAAGACTTCTTCAGCCAGAACGGCCATGTGCGAGAAGATGGTCGCATGGTGCACGACCTGTACCTGGCCCAGGTCAAGTCGCCCGATGAATCGAAGGGCCCGTGGGATTACTACAAGATCCTTGCCACCATCCCCGGCGACAAGGCCTTCCGCCCCATGGCCGATGGCAAATGTGCACTGGTGAAGAAATAG